The Polyangium spumosum genome includes a window with the following:
- a CDS encoding sulfatase codes for MKTPLYLRAWASRIARGAMGASIAGLAAAALDAAYTRGGEEERIDAGRALVIFVADVGLVAPVALVVGLVVATALVVLFPESAPTPASAVASLRARAKGRPADVAAFVPLAIVAAFLWMTLSAQLARALLGLDVAAPLAGLAIATAALVVGLLAALLSLALTPALRQALATASEGRPAFVDPAKTGLAALVVVGLLLGLGVATGGPSGEGGLLGIYGVLKRPELDLRAVGMLSLVALAALLASALASPRRTVAAALLALAPVLLVPRTAVSLGGEGAPVAQAIERDAPLGKLSLAAMRKLADRDRDGASALFGGGDCREGDASIGPLGVEIPDNGVDEDCSGSDLRAEVLAALAAPQAAPATATTSAAIPDDLNVVLITVDTLRADLGYAGYPQPVSPNLDKLAAESAVFLRAYALASYTGKSVGPMLLGKYGSETQRNWGHFNKFDDAETFLAERLSRAGVRTMGVHAHRYFGEFGGLDSGFDVVDMSAAPPESAKWDVADMKSSHTLTDAALALLQKPENTSGRFFLWVHYLDPHADYLRHDDVPSFGAGERALYDGEIAFTDKHIGRLIDGIRAAPWGKKTAIVVTSDHGEAFGEHKMVRHGFELWEPLVRVPLLVHVPGAKPARIDARRSTIDVTPTVLDLFHIERPEPGAEGPDFLSGTSLLPDVFLPEGQAPAERDVVIDMPAGPYNDARRALIHGDLKLIVSNNTKYALYDLGEDPEERKDLWRSPDARARIEERYAALRARLREIRVTGPRK; via the coding sequence ATGAAGACGCCGCTCTACCTTCGAGCCTGGGCGAGCCGGATCGCCCGCGGGGCGATGGGCGCCTCGATCGCGGGCCTCGCCGCCGCCGCGCTCGACGCGGCCTATACGCGGGGCGGCGAGGAGGAGCGGATCGACGCCGGCCGCGCGCTCGTGATCTTCGTGGCGGACGTGGGGCTCGTCGCGCCCGTCGCGCTCGTCGTGGGGCTCGTCGTGGCGACGGCGCTCGTCGTGCTCTTCCCGGAGTCGGCGCCGACGCCCGCGTCGGCCGTCGCGTCGCTCCGGGCGCGGGCGAAGGGCAGGCCCGCGGACGTGGCCGCGTTCGTGCCGCTCGCGATCGTGGCCGCGTTCTTGTGGATGACCCTCTCGGCGCAGCTCGCGCGGGCCCTGCTCGGGCTCGACGTCGCGGCGCCGCTCGCGGGGCTCGCCATCGCGACGGCCGCGCTCGTCGTCGGCCTGCTCGCGGCGCTGCTCTCGCTCGCGCTCACCCCGGCGCTCCGGCAAGCGCTGGCGACGGCGAGCGAGGGAAGGCCCGCGTTCGTGGATCCGGCGAAGACGGGCCTCGCGGCGCTCGTCGTCGTGGGGCTGCTCTTGGGCCTCGGCGTCGCGACGGGCGGGCCGAGCGGCGAGGGCGGGCTCCTCGGGATCTACGGCGTGCTCAAGCGCCCCGAGCTCGATCTCCGCGCCGTCGGGATGCTCTCGCTCGTCGCGCTCGCCGCGCTGCTCGCGTCCGCGCTCGCCTCGCCGCGCAGGACCGTCGCCGCGGCCCTGCTCGCGCTCGCGCCGGTCCTGCTCGTGCCGCGGACGGCGGTCTCGCTCGGGGGCGAGGGCGCGCCCGTGGCGCAGGCGATCGAGCGTGACGCGCCGCTCGGCAAGCTCTCGCTCGCGGCGATGCGCAAGCTCGCCGATCGGGATCGGGACGGCGCGAGCGCGCTCTTCGGCGGCGGCGATTGCCGCGAGGGAGACGCGTCGATCGGGCCGCTCGGCGTGGAGATCCCCGACAACGGCGTCGACGAGGACTGCTCGGGCTCGGACCTGCGGGCCGAGGTCCTCGCCGCGCTCGCGGCCCCCCAGGCCGCGCCCGCGACCGCCACGACGAGCGCCGCGATCCCGGACGATCTCAACGTCGTGCTCATCACGGTCGACACGCTGCGCGCCGACCTCGGCTACGCCGGCTACCCGCAGCCCGTCTCGCCGAACCTCGACAAACTCGCCGCCGAGAGCGCCGTCTTCCTCCGCGCCTACGCGCTCGCCTCGTACACGGGCAAGAGCGTCGGGCCGATGCTCCTCGGCAAGTACGGCAGCGAGACGCAGCGCAACTGGGGACATTTCAACAAGTTCGACGACGCCGAGACCTTCCTCGCCGAGCGCCTCTCGCGCGCCGGCGTCCGCACGATGGGCGTCCACGCGCACCGCTACTTCGGCGAGTTCGGCGGCCTCGACTCCGGCTTCGACGTGGTCGACATGTCCGCGGCGCCGCCCGAGAGCGCGAAGTGGGACGTGGCGGACATGAAGTCGAGCCACACGCTCACGGACGCGGCGCTCGCGCTTCTCCAGAAGCCCGAGAACACCTCGGGGCGCTTCTTCCTGTGGGTGCACTACCTCGACCCGCACGCCGACTACCTCCGCCACGACGACGTGCCGAGCTTCGGCGCCGGCGAGCGCGCGCTCTACGACGGCGAGATCGCGTTCACGGACAAACACATCGGCCGGCTCATCGACGGGATCCGCGCGGCGCCGTGGGGCAAGAAGACGGCCATCGTCGTCACGAGTGATCACGGCGAGGCCTTCGGCGAGCACAAGATGGTCCGCCACGGCTTCGAGCTCTGGGAGCCGCTCGTGCGTGTGCCGCTCCTCGTGCACGTCCCGGGCGCGAAGCCCGCGCGGATCGACGCGCGCCGCAGCACCATCGACGTCACGCCCACGGTGCTCGACCTCTTCCACATCGAGCGGCCGGAGCCCGGCGCCGAGGGCCCGGACTTCCTCTCGGGCACCTCGCTCCTGCCTGACGTCTTCTTGCCGGAGGGCCAGGCGCCGGCCGAGCGTGACGTCGTCATCGACATGCCGGCCGGCCCCTACAACGACGCGCGTCGGGCGCTCATCCACGGCGACCTCAAGCTGATCGTCTCGAACAACACGAAGTACGCGCTCTACGACCTCGGAGAGGACCCCGAGGAGCGCAAGGACCTCTGGCGTTCGCCAGACGCGCGCGCGCGCATCGAGGAGCGTTACGCGGCCCTGCGCGCGCGGCTCCGGGAGATCCGCGTGACGGGCCCGCGCAAATGA
- a CDS encoding tyrosine recombinase XerC — MKSAGPENAAKGAGLEEAVARFVRHLGEERRASPHTVSAYRRDLAQLVAHVQEKRGRIRGPRDLDVFVLRGFLGQLARTHAPPSIGRKIAAVRAFLRWLERRGEIEKNPAAELELPKVRRPLPTFVNADAAAEVVEAPDEATAEGLRDRALLEVLYGSGLRVSELVGLDLGDVEFEADGGRARVLGKGSKERIVPFGSLARGALTRWLARREELRHPKTGALDERALFVSRLGRRISVRQVQNLVHRYGALGAGRADLHPHALRHTFATHLLDGGADLRAIQKMLGHASLSTTQRYTHVSIDHLTKVYDAAHPLAKRSAPRARNKG, encoded by the coding sequence GTGAAGAGCGCGGGCCCGGAGAACGCCGCGAAGGGCGCTGGCCTCGAGGAAGCCGTGGCGCGGTTCGTGCGCCACCTCGGCGAGGAGCGTCGGGCGTCGCCGCATACCGTGTCCGCCTACCGGCGCGACCTCGCCCAGCTCGTCGCGCACGTGCAGGAGAAGCGGGGGCGCATCCGGGGGCCGCGGGATCTCGACGTGTTCGTCCTGCGAGGGTTCTTGGGTCAGCTCGCCCGGACGCACGCGCCGCCCTCGATCGGCAGGAAGATCGCGGCGGTGCGGGCATTCTTGCGCTGGCTCGAGCGGCGCGGGGAGATCGAGAAGAACCCCGCGGCCGAGCTCGAGCTGCCGAAGGTGCGCAGGCCGCTGCCCACGTTCGTCAACGCGGACGCCGCGGCGGAGGTCGTGGAGGCGCCCGACGAGGCGACGGCGGAAGGGCTGCGGGATCGGGCGCTGCTCGAGGTGCTCTACGGCTCGGGCCTGCGCGTCTCGGAGCTCGTGGGGCTCGACCTCGGCGACGTGGAGTTCGAGGCGGACGGAGGGCGCGCGCGCGTGCTCGGCAAGGGGAGCAAGGAGCGGATCGTGCCGTTCGGCTCGCTCGCGCGTGGCGCGCTCACGCGCTGGCTCGCGCGGCGCGAGGAGCTGCGGCACCCGAAGACGGGCGCGCTCGACGAGCGAGCGCTCTTCGTGTCGAGGCTCGGCCGGCGCATCAGCGTGCGGCAAGTGCAGAACCTCGTGCATCGGTACGGCGCGCTCGGCGCGGGCCGCGCGGACCTGCACCCGCACGCGCTCCGGCACACGTTCGCCACGCACCTGCTCGACGGCGGCGCGGATCTGCGCGCGATCCAGAAGATGCTGGGGCACGCGAGCCTGTCGACGACACAAAGGTACACGCACGTGTCGATCGACCACCTGACGAAGGTGTACGACGCGGCGCACCCGCTCGCGAAGAGAAGCGCGCCTCGCGCTCGTAACAAGGGATGA
- a CDS encoding serine/threonine-protein kinase — translation MEGETLDGRYKLGEELGRGAHGVVYKATDLEAGAEVAVKLLRGPIQGAPEAAARLLREAQALASLWGTSVLRVHAAGPSPEGGVFVVTELVEGESLEAHLQDLAVFDDRLSSYNLLTLLDPIARALHTAHAQGLLHRDVKPANVFLVSPERGGGVRLLDFGVAPVLGAEALRASDTLRGSACYVAPEAWHDGALDHRADVYAFGALVFRALAGRPPFQGESAADLAEATQRAPRPRLSPLRADLAPEIDAWAERALAADPNQRFPYIPTLWNDLIRVMMNGRGPSADRVRQTFRLPG, via the coding sequence ATGGAAGGGGAGACGCTCGACGGCCGCTACAAGCTCGGGGAGGAGCTCGGCCGCGGGGCGCATGGCGTCGTGTACAAGGCGACGGACCTCGAGGCCGGCGCCGAGGTCGCCGTCAAGCTGCTGCGCGGGCCGATCCAGGGCGCCCCGGAGGCCGCGGCGCGCCTCCTGCGCGAGGCCCAGGCCCTCGCGTCGCTCTGGGGCACGAGCGTCCTCCGCGTGCACGCCGCAGGGCCGAGCCCCGAGGGCGGCGTGTTCGTCGTGACGGAGCTCGTCGAAGGCGAGAGCCTCGAGGCGCACCTCCAGGACCTCGCGGTCTTCGACGATCGTTTGAGCTCGTACAATCTGCTCACGCTCCTCGACCCGATCGCGCGGGCGCTGCACACGGCGCACGCCCAGGGCCTCCTCCACCGCGACGTCAAACCGGCGAACGTCTTCCTCGTCTCGCCCGAGCGCGGCGGCGGCGTGCGCCTGCTCGACTTCGGCGTCGCCCCCGTCCTCGGCGCCGAGGCGCTCCGGGCCTCGGACACGCTTCGTGGCTCGGCTTGTTACGTCGCGCCCGAGGCGTGGCACGACGGCGCGCTCGATCATCGCGCGGACGTGTACGCCTTCGGGGCCCTCGTCTTCCGCGCGCTCGCCGGCCGTCCGCCGTTCCAGGGCGAGAGCGCCGCGGACCTCGCCGAGGCCACCCAGCGCGCGCCGCGCCCCCGGCTCTCGCCGCTCCGCGCGGACCTCGCGCCCGAGATCGACGCCTGGGCCGAGCGCGCGCTCGCGGCCGATCCGAACCAGCGTTTTCCGTACATCCCCACGTTGTGGAACGACCTCATCCGCGTGATGATGAACGGCAGAGGCCCGAGCGCCGATCGGGTGCGACAGACCTTCCGCCTACCCGGCTAG